The following are encoded in a window of Pseudomonas sp. St316 genomic DNA:
- a CDS encoding magnesium and cobalt transport protein CorA — translation MGRVVAAAVYSAGKKVTNITLDEGSAWAAKPGHFVWIGLEEPSALELTNLQRQFNLHELAIEDAMEKHSRPKLETFGDALFIVTYSPIRKDGKLQFIETHIFAGKGYIITARNGHSASYAHVRQRCEARPLLLKHGEDFVLYAILDFVIENYQPMGEAIHTEIDELERNVLCSSLNERDIQNLHSLRRDVLRLRRYAAPMVEISEELQRLDFPFIDKNMSPYFRDVQIHVTRQMEDLATLADIASQTIEVGVLLEASRQSVVQRKFAAWAAILAFPTAVAGIYGMNFQDMPELSWQYGYFAVLGVIAVGCSSLWLSFKRSGWL, via the coding sequence ATGGGTAGAGTCGTTGCTGCTGCGGTCTACAGCGCCGGTAAGAAAGTCACCAATATCACCCTCGACGAAGGCAGCGCCTGGGCTGCCAAACCTGGTCATTTTGTGTGGATCGGTCTCGAAGAGCCCAGCGCCCTGGAGCTGACCAACCTGCAGCGTCAATTCAACCTGCACGAATTGGCGATCGAAGACGCCATGGAGAAACACAGCCGCCCCAAGCTGGAGACCTTTGGCGATGCGCTGTTTATCGTCACGTATTCACCGATACGCAAGGACGGCAAGCTGCAGTTCATCGAAACCCATATCTTTGCTGGCAAGGGCTACATCATCACGGCTCGCAACGGCCACTCAGCGTCCTACGCCCACGTCCGGCAACGCTGTGAGGCGCGTCCGCTTTTGCTGAAACACGGGGAAGATTTCGTCCTCTACGCCATCCTTGATTTCGTGATTGAAAACTACCAACCCATGGGGGAAGCCATTCACACCGAAATCGATGAGCTGGAGCGCAACGTCCTGTGCAGCTCCCTGAACGAGCGGGATATCCAGAACCTGCACAGCTTGCGCCGCGACGTGTTGCGCCTGCGTCGCTATGCGGCACCGATGGTGGAGATCAGCGAAGAATTGCAGCGGCTCGACTTCCCCTTCATCGACAAGAACATGAGCCCGTATTTCCGCGATGTGCAGATTCATGTCACGCGGCAAATGGAAGACCTCGCGACCCTGGCCGACATCGCCAGCCAGACCATCGAAGTCGGCGTGCTGCTCGAAGCGTCGCGCCAGAGCGTGGTGCAGCGCAAGTTCGCGGCCTGGGCGGCGATCCTGGCGTTTCCCACGGCCGTGGCCGGGATCTATGGGATGAACTTCCAGGACATGCCGGAGTTGAGTTGGCAATACGGGTATTTCGCGGTGCTGGGGGTTATTGCGGTGGGATGCTCGTCGCTGTGGTTGAGCTTCAAGCGATCGGGGTGGTTGTAG
- a CDS encoding crotonase/enoyl-CoA hydratase family protein, translating into MSDLIAYHLEDGIATLTLNNGKVNAISPDVIAAFNAALDQATADRAVVIITGQPGILSGGYDLKVMTAGPKEAVSLVTAGSTLARRLLSHPFPVVVACPGHAVAKGAFLLLSADYRIGVEGPFSIGLNEVQIGMTMHHAGIELARDRLRKSAFHRSVINAEMFNPQGAVDAGFLDKVVSAEELQGAALEAARQLKKINMSAHKNTKLKVRKALLETLDSAILLDQEHLG; encoded by the coding sequence ATGAGCGACTTGATTGCCTACCATCTCGAAGACGGTATCGCGACCCTGACCTTGAACAACGGTAAGGTCAATGCCATCTCGCCGGATGTGATTGCCGCGTTCAACGCTGCGCTGGACCAGGCGACGGCGGATCGGGCGGTGGTGATCATTACCGGGCAACCGGGGATTTTGTCAGGAGGTTACGATCTGAAGGTGATGACCGCCGGTCCCAAGGAAGCAGTGAGCCTTGTCACAGCTGGCTCGACCCTGGCCCGTCGCCTGTTGTCGCACCCCTTCCCTGTCGTTGTCGCTTGTCCAGGGCATGCGGTGGCCAAGGGTGCGTTCCTGCTGCTCTCGGCGGACTATCGCATTGGTGTGGAAGGGCCGTTCAGCATCGGCCTGAACGAAGTGCAGATCGGCATGACCATGCACCACGCCGGTATCGAACTTGCCCGTGATCGCCTGCGCAAGTCGGCGTTTCATCGCTCGGTGATCAATGCCGAGATGTTCAATCCACAGGGCGCGGTGGATGCCGGTTTCCTCGACAAGGTGGTGTCGGCCGAAGAACTGCAGGGCGCGGCCCTGGAAGCGGCGCGTCAGTTGAAGAAAATCAACATGTCCGCCCACAAGAACACCAAGCTGAAAGTGCGCAAGGCCCTGCTGGAAACGCTGGACAGTGCGATTCTGCTGGATCAGGAGCACTTGGGCTAA
- a CDS encoding MFS transporter encodes MSNSHTSQTAAAPVVAGARDAAVPERLPSRRRWFMLSLLLIATIINYIDRVNISIAAPFLAKDLGLDKIEMGLIFSAFAWTYAIALVPAGFIADRFGSRFTYGVSLISWSTVTVCQGLATGFASLFGLRLAVGAMEAPAFPANSRAVTVWFPARERGLASSIYVCGQYLGTALFTGALLWLATTYDWRHVFYSTGALGIVFGVAWLFLYRDPMNCKKVSKEELKYIEAGGGLVKSSQERTRFNWRQIAELFSYRQIWAICIGKFASTSALYFFLTWFPTYLIEERQLTMIKAGIFAVLPFVGATVGILLAGIVSDLLIRRGYSLSFARKLPLVVGSMLGMSIVLVNFTDSNVICIAVLTVAFFAQGIASSSWAAVSEVAPKELIGLTGGITSLAANIGGIVTPIVIGAIVHKTGSFALAFWFIGGVALIGTLSYSLLLGRLYRIELKAR; translated from the coding sequence ATGTCGAATTCCCACACCTCCCAGACCGCTGCAGCACCGGTGGTTGCCGGCGCCCGGGACGCCGCAGTGCCAGAGCGTCTGCCGTCGCGGCGGCGTTGGTTCATGCTGTCGTTGCTGCTGATCGCCACGATCATCAATTACATCGACCGGGTGAATATCTCGATTGCCGCGCCGTTCCTCGCCAAGGACCTGGGCCTGGACAAGATCGAGATGGGCCTGATTTTTTCCGCGTTTGCCTGGACGTACGCGATTGCACTGGTGCCCGCCGGCTTTATCGCCGATCGCTTCGGTTCCCGGTTCACCTACGGGGTGTCGCTGATCAGTTGGTCGACCGTTACCGTGTGCCAGGGCCTGGCCACGGGCTTCGCTTCGTTGTTCGGTCTGCGCCTGGCAGTCGGCGCGATGGAGGCGCCGGCATTTCCGGCCAACAGCCGGGCGGTCACGGTGTGGTTCCCGGCGCGTGAGCGGGGCCTGGCCAGCAGCATTTACGTCTGCGGTCAGTACCTGGGCACGGCGCTGTTTACCGGCGCGCTGCTTTGGCTGGCGACCACCTACGATTGGCGCCATGTGTTCTATAGCACCGGCGCACTCGGCATCGTCTTCGGTGTGGCCTGGCTGTTCCTGTATCGCGACCCGATGAACTGCAAGAAGGTCAGCAAGGAAGAACTCAAGTACATCGAAGCCGGGGGCGGGCTGGTCAAGAGCAGTCAAGAGCGCACCCGGTTCAACTGGCGCCAGATCGCCGAGCTGTTCAGCTATCGGCAGATCTGGGCGATTTGCATCGGCAAGTTCGCCAGCACGTCGGCGCTGTACTTCTTCCTCACTTGGTTCCCCACGTACCTGATCGAAGAACGTCAGTTGACCATGATCAAGGCCGGGATCTTCGCTGTCCTGCCGTTCGTGGGCGCGACGGTGGGCATCCTGCTTGCCGGGATCGTCTCCGACCTGTTGATCCGTCGCGGCTATTCGCTGTCGTTTGCCCGCAAGTTGCCGCTGGTGGTCGGCTCGATGCTGGGCATGTCCATCGTCTTGGTGAATTTCACCGACTCGAACGTGATCTGCATCGCCGTGCTGACGGTTGCCTTCTTCGCCCAGGGCATTGCGTCGTCCTCGTGGGCGGCGGTATCGGAAGTGGCGCCCAAGGAACTGATCGGACTGACCGGCGGGATCACCAGCTTGGCGGCCAACATCGGCGGGATTGTCACCCCCATCGTGATTGGCGCCATCGTCCACAAGACTGGCTCATTCGCCTTGGCCTTCTGGTTCATCGGCGGCGTGGCGTTGATCGGCACCTTGTCCTATTCGTTGCTGCTCGGCCGTTTGTATCGCATTGAACTGAAGGCACGCTGA
- a CDS encoding 1-acylglycerol-3-phosphate O-acyltransferase — MLFVLRMLLMGLHFVLAGVLGVILGLCRPFNPDNSRLCARFYALPAMCILRLRVRTQVDTLVNKPNGCVIIANHQSNYDLFMFGNVVPRRTVCIGKKSLKWVPLFGQLFWLAGNVLIDRGNAIKARKSMLTTTHTLQHEETSIWVFPEGTRNLGEDLLPFKKGAFQMAIAAGVPIVPVCVSSYIKHMRLNRWRSGDILIRSLPAIPTAGLSMEDMPRLIAQCREQMRECIATMDRQLQAA; from the coding sequence ATGCTGTTCGTATTGCGTATGTTGTTGATGGGCCTGCATTTTGTATTGGCTGGCGTGCTCGGGGTGATTCTGGGCCTGTGCCGGCCGTTCAACCCGGACAATAGCCGTTTATGCGCACGGTTTTACGCACTGCCGGCGATGTGCATTTTGCGCCTGCGGGTACGGACGCAAGTCGACACGCTGGTGAATAAGCCCAACGGCTGCGTCATCATCGCCAACCACCAATCCAACTATGACCTGTTCATGTTCGGCAACGTGGTGCCGCGCCGTACCGTGTGCATCGGCAAGAAGAGCCTGAAATGGGTGCCGCTGTTCGGGCAATTGTTCTGGCTGGCGGGCAACGTGTTGATCGACCGCGGCAACGCGATCAAGGCACGAAAGTCGATGCTGACCACCACCCATACCTTGCAGCACGAGGAGACCTCGATCTGGGTTTTCCCGGAGGGCACGCGTAATCTGGGTGAGGACCTGCTGCCGTTCAAGAAAGGCGCCTTCCAGATGGCAATAGCCGCCGGGGTGCCGATTGTTCCGGTGTGCGTGAGCAGCTACATCAAGCACATGCGCCTCAATCGCTGGCGCAGCGGTGACATTCTCATACGTTCATTGCCGGCGATTCCTACGGCCGGATTGAGCATGGAGGATATGCCCCGGCTCATTGCCCAATGCCGTGAACAGATGCGCGAGTGCATCGCGACAATGGACCGCCAGCTACAAGCCGCTTGA
- a CDS encoding DUF1206 domain-containing protein has product MSPHQSLVLLARGGYAARGVIYLIIGIFALLAAQDSSKSKDSHSSLEALLSQPFGHALVGLVVMGLLAFAGWRVLQATRDVDHHGKELKGLVIRAGLLAGGLVNAALAFFALGLLLSGLKSSGDSGGGQTQDLLARLLSWDHSNVLVYVIALIPLGVGIAHLIKGWKASFEKYFEADEDVMRYVRPVSRFGLIARGVVFIEIALLLIISGSTYKAMDPPGMKDALDVLQNLPAGGVVLMVMALGLIAFSVYSFSEAAWRKINMDVPGMSDA; this is encoded by the coding sequence ATGTCCCCACACCAAAGCCTCGTTTTACTGGCACGAGGCGGCTATGCCGCTCGGGGCGTTATCTATCTGATCATTGGTATCTTCGCTTTGCTGGCGGCTCAAGACTCGAGCAAATCGAAGGATAGCCACAGCAGCCTGGAGGCATTGTTAAGCCAGCCATTCGGCCATGCTTTAGTCGGCCTGGTGGTGATGGGTTTACTTGCTTTCGCCGGATGGCGCGTACTGCAAGCAACGCGCGATGTAGACCATCACGGTAAAGAGCTTAAAGGCTTGGTCATTCGGGCAGGTTTGCTGGCAGGCGGCTTGGTCAACGCCGCACTGGCGTTTTTTGCGTTGGGTTTGCTACTCAGCGGTCTTAAAAGCTCAGGCGATTCCGGAGGGGGGCAGACTCAGGATTTACTTGCGCGCCTATTATCCTGGGATCATTCGAATGTGTTGGTTTACGTCATCGCGCTGATACCGCTTGGCGTGGGCATCGCTCACCTCATCAAGGGCTGGAAAGCCTCGTTCGAGAAATACTTTGAAGCGGACGAAGACGTCATGCGGTATGTGCGCCCAGTGTCTCGGTTCGGCCTTATCGCCCGGGGCGTCGTTTTCATTGAAATCGCCCTGCTGCTGATCATCAGTGGCTCGACCTATAAAGCCATGGATCCACCCGGTATGAAAGACGCCCTCGATGTACTGCAAAACCTGCCGGCCGGCGGTGTGGTTTTAATGGTGATGGCGTTGGGGCTCATCGCGTTTTCGGTCTACAGCTTTTCCGAAGCGGCCTGGCGCAAGATCAACATGGATGTGCCCGGAATGTCGGACGCATAG
- a CDS encoding fumarylacetoacetate hydrolase family protein, with translation MNMPEYVFTPDLPVTLPVVGTPQRFPVGRVFCVGRNYPWPDTQGESRVPPVFFMKPASCVVEAVGEVAFPSVTEEFAHEIELVVAIGEGGANIPEGQALAYVWGYAAGLDLTRRDVQRMAKRNGLPWEGAKVFDGAAPMTAIVPVSRVGHPDGELWLNVNGQERQRDSLDSQIWSVSEVIARISQTVALRAGDLIMTGSPAGVDVLQPGDVITAGIDGIGQLEMRVGPRLSE, from the coding sequence ATGAACATGCCCGAGTATGTCTTTACCCCGGACCTGCCAGTGACCTTGCCGGTTGTCGGTACCCCGCAGCGTTTTCCCGTCGGCCGGGTCTTTTGCGTTGGTCGCAACTATCCCTGGCCTGATACCCAGGGTGAATCCCGAGTGCCACCGGTGTTTTTCATGAAGCCTGCCAGTTGCGTGGTGGAAGCGGTGGGTGAGGTGGCATTTCCATCGGTGACCGAGGAGTTTGCCCACGAAATCGAATTGGTCGTAGCCATCGGTGAGGGCGGCGCCAACATCCCCGAGGGCCAGGCGTTGGCTTATGTGTGGGGCTACGCGGCGGGTTTGGATTTGACCCGGCGTGATGTCCAGCGCATGGCCAAGCGCAACGGTCTGCCGTGGGAGGGCGCCAAGGTGTTCGACGGCGCCGCGCCAATGACCGCCATCGTGCCGGTCTCCCGGGTGGGGCACCCCGATGGCGAGTTGTGGTTGAACGTGAACGGCCAGGAGCGCCAGCGCGACAGCCTCGACAGCCAGATCTGGTCGGTCAGTGAAGTGATCGCGCGTATCTCGCAAACGGTGGCGCTACGGGCCGGCGATCTGATCATGACCGGCAGTCCTGCAGGTGTTGATGTGTTGCAGCCGGGTGATGTGATCACGGCTGGCATCGAT
- a CDS encoding DUF1778 domain-containing protein, with protein MTVTIEKIEKSKPVPINMRADEKKRNLIDLAAAMSGRDRTSFILEAACQRAEEVILDKRLFLLDDAAFDAFEQAMEANPIRGNKCLLQLLERPKPWS; from the coding sequence ATGACCGTAACTATCGAAAAAATCGAAAAATCCAAGCCCGTTCCCATCAACATGAGGGCGGATGAAAAAAAGCGGAACCTGATCGATCTGGCCGCTGCCATGTCCGGTCGTGATCGGACCAGCTTTATCTTGGAAGCTGCTTGTCAGAGAGCAGAGGAAGTCATCCTTGATAAGCGGCTGTTCCTTCTCGACGACGCAGCATTTGACGCATTTGAGCAGGCCATGGAAGCCAATCCGATCCGAGGTAACAAATGCCTACTTCAACTTCTCGAAAGGCCCAAACCGTGGAGCTGA
- a CDS encoding integrase, whose translation MSLIDCPECASRISDKAYACPHCGNPFREPSFRLTEKNVGQIAGVTGVWLTAPWIARMVFGVVAVIAVAAVLILR comes from the coding sequence ATGAGTCTGATCGATTGCCCTGAATGCGCTTCGCGAATTTCCGACAAGGCCTACGCCTGTCCTCATTGTGGCAATCCTTTCCGGGAGCCGAGTTTCCGCCTGACCGAGAAGAACGTGGGGCAGATTGCCGGGGTGACCGGCGTCTGGCTCACCGCGCCCTGGATCGCGCGGATGGTCTTTGGCGTGGTGGCCGTGATTGCGGTGGCGGCGGTGTTGATTCTACGGTAA
- a CDS encoding nuclear transport factor 2 family protein: MTARMSLASRLQTVALYWALSASPVWALDTVTQDANVHRVHQAFTNWQQGKGTAFDLLAPNPVWTVTGSSPVSSVYNSKEDLLEQAVRPITARLATAVSPTVQSIIAEDDVVVVLWSGKATALDRKPYDNT, translated from the coding sequence ATGACCGCACGGATGAGTTTGGCTTCGCGCCTTCAGACTGTCGCTCTGTACTGGGCACTTTCAGCGAGCCCGGTCTGGGCTTTGGATACGGTGACTCAAGACGCCAATGTGCATCGCGTGCACCAAGCGTTCACGAACTGGCAGCAGGGCAAAGGCACAGCGTTCGATTTGCTGGCGCCCAATCCCGTATGGACCGTGACCGGATCAAGCCCCGTATCGAGTGTGTATAACAGCAAGGAAGATTTATTGGAACAGGCCGTACGGCCCATTACGGCTCGGCTGGCGACTGCGGTTTCCCCTACCGTCCAAAGCATTATTGCCGAGGACGACGTTGTGGTCGTTCTATGGAGTGGGAAAGCCACGGCCCTGGATCGCAAACCCTACGACAACACCTAA
- a CDS encoding amidotransferase: MSLRICILETDILRPELVDQYQGYGQMFQRLFSQQPIAAEFVVYNVMEGHYPSDDEQFDAYLVTGSKADSFGTDPWIQTLKTYLLERYQRGDKLLGVCFGHQLLALLLGGKTERATQGWGVGTHRYTLAAKAPWMSPVMEELTLLISHQDQVTELPESATVIASSDFCPFAAYHINDQVLCFQGHPEFIHDYSRALLEIRQQHLGEQIYSQGVASLAHEHHGTTVAEWMMRFVAHKPQAEATQG, from the coding sequence ATGTCGCTACGCATCTGCATTCTGGAAACCGATATCCTGCGTCCGGAACTGGTCGACCAATATCAGGGTTACGGGCAGATGTTCCAGCGCCTGTTTTCGCAGCAGCCCATCGCGGCCGAATTCGTCGTTTACAACGTGATGGAGGGGCATTACCCCAGCGATGACGAGCAGTTCGACGCTTATCTGGTGACCGGCAGCAAGGCGGATTCCTTCGGTACCGACCCTTGGATTCAAACCCTCAAGACCTACCTGCTGGAGCGTTACCAGCGCGGCGATAAATTGCTCGGTGTGTGCTTTGGTCACCAACTGTTGGCGTTGTTGCTGGGTGGTAAGACCGAGCGTGCCACCCAAGGCTGGGGCGTCGGCACCCATCGCTACACACTCGCCGCCAAGGCACCTTGGATGAGCCCGGTGATGGAAGAGCTGACCTTGCTGATCAGTCATCAGGACCAGGTCACTGAACTGCCCGAAAGCGCGACCGTCATCGCCTCCAGCGATTTCTGCCCGTTTGCCGCCTACCACATCAACGACCAGGTGCTGTGCTTCCAGGGCCACCCGGAATTCATCCATGATTATTCCCGGGCCTTGCTGGAGATTCGCCAGCAGCACCTCGGCGAGCAGATCTATAGCCAGGGCGTGGCGAGCCTTGCCCACGAGCACCACGGCACCACGGTGGCGGAGTGGATGATGCGTTTCGTTGCTCACAAGCCGCAGGCCGAAGCCACCCAAGGCTGA
- a CDS encoding GNAT family N-acetyltransferase, translating into MALSPHQNPPIILVPAQQSDSDALVDIRIEAMRESLERVGRFDPVRARERFLGGFEPRYTRHIEVSGKRVGFVVVKPLNNELLLDHLYVRPCVQGSRIGAAVLDHIFKEADAAALPVRVGALKESDSNRFYIRHGFQFVESSEFDNYYVRQSACTADPAR; encoded by the coding sequence ATGGCCCTCTCCCCCCATCAAAACCCTCCAATCATTTTAGTCCCCGCTCAACAAAGCGACTCGGACGCTCTGGTGGATATTCGAATCGAGGCCATGCGCGAAAGTCTGGAGCGTGTGGGGCGATTTGATCCGGTGCGGGCACGCGAGCGGTTTCTGGGAGGTTTTGAACCTCGCTATACACGCCACATCGAGGTATCGGGAAAGAGGGTTGGGTTCGTTGTGGTCAAGCCTCTCAACAATGAGCTCTTGCTTGACCACTTGTATGTCAGGCCCTGCGTGCAGGGCTCAAGAATAGGCGCTGCTGTTCTCGATCATATTTTCAAGGAAGCGGATGCCGCCGCGCTCCCGGTCAGGGTTGGCGCACTTAAAGAAAGCGACTCGAATCGCTTTTACATCCGCCACGGTTTCCAATTCGTCGAAAGCAGTGAGTTCGACAATTATTATGTTCGGCAGAGCGCTTGCACGGCGGACCCGGCTCGCTAG
- a CDS encoding AraC family transcriptional regulator — protein MSSPSRVPTYVMQQRSELTDFYIRDKKGRRAETSPHRHEYFQIQINLGGDTVQHIGNVERPFPRNTLAFILPHRVHVIPHPAESNFMVINFSQTFLLPHLQCDPMDLEEVSILLAPELSPFRFQEHLDFILEDEDFAKVCALIEQMRGLDQNRQFGTREMLKGLLLQLIGSVCALYAEPLKRLAEENAAEVSRRDALGRMSEYLRKNIADPDLNLIKVAAATYLSPTYLTHWLRKEIGKTFTELVLERRMHAARNYLLNGTRPVGEVARLCGFADEAYFSRRFRQIHGQPPGQFRRQQLNPDSPQLPLNNG, from the coding sequence ATGTCATCACCGAGCCGAGTCCCCACCTACGTCATGCAGCAACGCAGCGAATTGACGGATTTCTACATTCGCGACAAAAAGGGCCGACGCGCCGAAACCAGCCCGCACCGCCACGAGTACTTCCAGATCCAGATCAACCTTGGCGGCGACACCGTGCAACACATTGGCAACGTCGAACGTCCGTTTCCGCGCAACACCCTGGCCTTCATCCTGCCCCACCGCGTGCACGTGATTCCGCACCCGGCCGAGAGCAATTTCATGGTGATCAATTTTTCCCAGACGTTCCTCCTGCCGCATCTGCAGTGCGACCCCATGGACCTGGAAGAGGTCTCGATCCTGCTGGCACCGGAACTGTCGCCGTTCCGTTTCCAGGAACATCTGGATTTCATTCTGGAGGATGAGGATTTCGCCAAGGTCTGCGCCTTGATCGAACAGATGCGTGGCCTGGACCAGAACCGTCAATTCGGCACTCGCGAGATGCTCAAGGGCCTGTTGTTGCAGCTGATCGGCAGCGTCTGCGCCTTGTACGCCGAGCCGCTCAAGCGCTTGGCCGAAGAGAACGCCGCCGAAGTCAGCCGACGCGATGCGCTGGGCCGGATGTCCGAGTACCTGCGCAAGAACATCGCCGACCCCGACCTCAACCTGATCAAGGTGGCCGCGGCGACGTACTTGTCACCAACGTACCTGACCCACTGGTTGCGCAAGGAAATCGGCAAGACCTTCACCGAACTGGTGCTTGAACGTCGGATGCATGCAGCGCGCAATTACCTGCTTAATGGCACACGGCCGGTGGGCGAAGTGGCGAGGTTGTGCGGGTTTGCCGACGAGGCATATTTCTCCCGGCGTTTTCGCCAGATACATGGCCAGCCGCCGGGGCAGTTCAGGCGCCAGCAGTTGAATCCGGACAGTCCGCAGTTGCCGTTGAACAATGGCTAG